attgtactgtactgactatatttattattgtattttatcgtgttttattgttcgccgcctagagtggccatcggccagataggcggcttataaattaaagtttattattagtttattaaaTGAATAAAGAAAAAATCAGGGTTGCTAGTCCTGAAATCCAAGGGACTGTGAACAACTAGGATGTCACTGGATGTGGAAAAGATAACCAGGAGATTACCATTTTTTTCAGGTTTGGGATTGTCTGAAGGGGTAATTATGTCCCATTTCACAATGGTGAAGAATGCGATTTTATTGAAAATGGTATCACTGAAGATCAAACACTAAAGAACACATTGTCAGTCACAGGAATGTGACATCTTTAATTTATTTGTGCCAGAAATTATCATCTTCAGTTTATTTGTATGCCTCTTTTCCACAATTGTAtctaaagtggctcacaacatacCAAAGGAGCAATAATAAATACAAcacttcaaaaacatattaagaacaaTTAAGAAGAATTATAATGTTAACAAAATTAGAAAATGAATCTGTACAACAttttataaaacaatacaaataagccAACCTtaaattaacaatttaaaactaaAAGCCAAAAGAATAATGTCTAACACAGAAATAAAATTGTAGTATACCAAATCGgggcatggggagagagagagagagaaggaaatggcTTGCTTGCCTGCTCGCTTCACACCCACCCACTTGCCTAACTCACCTCACAGCCAGCTGCCCTGCTAATTTGTTCACCTGCCCCATgccagccatccttgcttccctcacaccCTCACCTTGCTTGCTGACTTGCTGTGTCCTGCCCTCACATGACGCTGCCTGCTGGCTTAGGAAAATACTAATACAGTTAGATTggatttatttcatatatttatagaGCTGTATCCAATATTAGTACTACATAGAGTAGAGCTATctaaattaatggacctgactaacagtgcaatccaacacatctattcagaagtaagctccattgggttcaatggcattcccaggtaagtgtgtattggattgcagcctaaattagatctattgatttcaatgggtctactcttgagcaTAACTTAGTTGGAGACAATTCATACTTCTTAATACCAAAACAATctataagtggtttacaaaaaaataacaaagaaaatataaaatcaaacaataaaacccATAACATATCTCATCTAAAACATACCAACACCATATAGCAGAATAAAATCTTAGAAAGGCAAAACATAGCAGCACACTCTGAAAATATCTTAAAAGGTGAGGAAAGTCTGCCGGAACAGATGAGTCCAATTGTGAAGCTCATCATCTTTGGTACTGTACTTCCTTTACTGCAAGTGGGGGGccattccagagggtaggtgcgaCCATAGCAAAGGCCTGCTTCTGAGCAACCATTAGATGACAATCTGCCAGTGAAGGTAAAGTTGAAGTTGAAGGCACCCTGGTATTTAGAAGATGATGCAGTGAATCACTTAAACTGCAAGTCTAGGTACACTTAAGGGGCAgtcaatcccactgaatttagtaGGATTCACTTGTCAGTAGATATTCATGGGACTGCAGTGTAAGTCTCCTaataatcattttttttaaaattaagaaagCTGGGCTGGTATGGAGAACTCTAAGTAGACAGTTTCCCTAACACTTAAGTATGTCCATAGTCACACTATTTGAATTtctttttgcttaatatacacctGTTAAGGCATTGAGCCCTGGCAGAACAAAGGTAGACTATGCAGTGGTGGTGCCAAAGAGGGGGAAAGCACCCCCCCAAaccagaagctctgctccacaccTGGTATATTCCAGCCATCTAGAAATATACTCCCCCCAAAACTTTTTTCTGGTGTCTGTGCCCCCCCCACCGATTTTTTTCTGGTGTCTTTGCAGAGGACTACGACCTaggtgaccagggttcgaatccccacacagccatgaagctcactgggtgaccttgggccagtcactgcctctcagcctcagagggaggcaatggtaaaccccctctgaataccgcttaccgtgaaaaccctattcagagggtcgccataagttggaatccacttgaaggcagtccttttgcAGAGACTATGGTACCTCAACTGCTGCATGAGAGCCCCACAAGAACAAAGATATTGGAGGGGGCAATATCACATGGCTGAGAAAAGAACAGGATGTGTTTTGCGTCACGGGTTCgatccccagcagctccaggtagggctgggaaaatctTCTGTCTGAAGGCTTGGAACGCCACTCGTAGGCAGCGCAGGCAGAATTCAACCCGATGCATAGGGGTGTCGGTGTGAGAACGAGAGCGCTCACCACGCCACGCGACACCCCATTGCCCGGCACTTGCTTTTCCCTCTCACAGGGAAGGGAAAGCAAAGCGTGCGCAGTAGCAGTGGCAGCACGTGGCAATGGCGGGAGAGGCATTTTAGAAGGGGAGGAGCGAGCCACCTGCCGGCAGCCGGGCTTTACGTAGCGAGACTCGCCTCGACCTGTCCGCAGGCAGGAGTTTCGAAAGCAGTCTTTTCCAGAGGCGCAAGAAGGGTTGATTCCAGACGACACTGAAGAGATCGGGTGAGGGATGCTTTACCTCACCTTCCCCTCCATGCCGTTTCACGTTTCCCTCAGCGATTGCTAGGCGGCTTCCGCCGCGCCCGCCTCTCTCGACGTTAGCACCTTGAGTTTTATGCGCGCAGCGGCGAAGCCGGAGAGCGCTTCTTCCCGCCAAGTTGGCCATGACTCTGAACGGCTCCTCTGCCGCCGCCGCGGGAGGTAACCGCACCTTGTCTTCGTCGCCGAATGGTGGCGGCGGCGGAGGCAGTGGCAGCAACAACAATAGCGGTGGCAGCGAGCCCTTTTCTCTTTTCAGCCTGCTGGCGCTCAGCCTGCTGGCGCTGCTGACGGTGGCCACGTTCGTGTGGAACTTGCTGGTACTGGTGACCATCCTGCGAGTGAAGACTTTCCACCGGGTGCCCcacaacctggtggcctccacgGCAGTGGCCGACGTACTGGTGGCGGCGCTGGTCATGCCCCTCAGCCTGGTGAAAGAACTGTCTGCCGGGCGGCGCTGGCGGCTGGGCCGCGAGCTGTGCCACGTGTGGGTCTCCTGCGATGTTCTCTGCTGCACGGCCAGCATCTGGAGCGTCACCGCCATCGCCCTGGACCGCTACTGGTCCATCACGCGGCACCTGGAATACACGCTGCGGACCCGCCGCCGCGCCTCCAACCTCATGATCGGCCTGGCCTGGGCGCTATCGGCCGTCATTTCCCTGGCCCCGCTGCTGGGCTGGGGCGAGAGCGCCTACATTGCCGAGCAGGAGCGCTGCCAAGTCAGCCAGGAGCCTTCCTACACCGTCTTCTCCACCTGCGGCGCTTTCTACCTGCCTCTCTGCGTGGTGCTTTTCGTCTACTGGAAGATCTACAAGGCGGCCAAGTTTCGTATCGGGGGGCGCGGCAGGAGGAATGCCGTCATGCCCCTCCCAGAAATTGCACAGGTAAACGGGGGAGGGACGGGGTAGGCTTCCTTTGAAATTGCCACCCACCCCACTGTAAATCACAAAAAAGGGGTGTCTCAGAGCATGTGCAGAAAGCGCAAGAGACTAGACCGGAAGCCTCCCAGGAGGATTAAGCAAGCGGGCAAACATGCGGCTTGAGAAGTTTAGTGAATCTGAATCTGAGTTTAACTCTAGTCACCCAAAAATCGAGGTTTGATTGCTGGACTGGTGGTTTGGCACGTGTAAATGGCATTTGCTGAAAGCAAGGGCGGATACAAACCCTGTTGTCT
This DNA window, taken from Rhineura floridana isolate rRhiFlo1 chromosome 2, rRhiFlo1.hap2, whole genome shotgun sequence, encodes the following:
- the LOC133376577 gene encoding 5-hydroxytryptamine receptor 5B-like — protein: MTLNGSSAAAAGGNRTLSSSPNGGGGGGSGSNNNSGGSEPFSLFSLLALSLLALLTVATFVWNLLVLVTILRVKTFHRVPHNLVASTAVADVLVAALVMPLSLVKELSAGRRWRLGRELCHVWVSCDVLCCTASIWSVTAIALDRYWSITRHLEYTLRTRRRASNLMIGLAWALSAVISLAPLLGWGESAYIAEQERCQVSQEPSYTVFSTCGAFYLPLCVVLFVYWKIYKAAKFRIGGRGRRNAVMPLPEIAQVKEASQPQMVFTARHETVTFQTDGETWREQKEKKAAMMVGILIGVFVLCWIPFFIAELISPLCSCTIAPVWKSIFLWLGYSNSFFNPLIYTAFNKNYNNAFKNLFVRQR